A region of Channa argus isolate prfri chromosome 8, Channa argus male v1.0, whole genome shotgun sequence DNA encodes the following proteins:
- the glulb gene encoding glutamine synthetase has product MATSASSKLNKVVKQQYMKLPQGDKVQATYIWVDGSGEELRCKTRTLDCEPKTVEELPEWNFDGSSTYQSEGSNSDMFLIPVAMFRDPFRKDPNKLVLCEVLKYNRKPADTNQRHTSEKIMSMAKNNHPWFGMEQEYTLLGTDGHPFGWPSNGFPGPQGPYYCGVGANKAYGRDIVEAHYRACLYAGIQISGTNAEVMPAQWEFQVGPCEGIDMGDHLWIARFILHRVAEDFGVVASFDPKPISGNWNGAGCHTNFSTKEMREEGGLKVIEDAIERLGKRHKYHIQAYDPNGGLDNARRLTGHHETSNIDEFSAGVANRGASIRIPRTVAQEKKGYFEDRRPSANCDPYVVTEALVRTCILKEEGEKPMNYSK; this is encoded by the exons ATGGCTACTTCAGCAAGTTCAAAACTGAACAAAGTGGTCAAGCAGCAGTACATGAAGCTCCCCCAGGGAGACAAAGTGCAGGCCACATACATTTGGGTAGATGGGTCAGGAGAGGAACTACGCTGCAAGACCAGAACTTTGGATTGTGAACCCAAAACAGTTGAGG AGCTTCCTGAGTGGAACTTTGATGGCTCCAGCACATATCAGTCAGAGGGATCCAACAGCGACATGTTCCTGATCCCTGTAGCCATGTTCAGGGACCCTTTCAGAAAAGACCCCAACAAGCTGGTTCTGTGTGAAGTGCTCAAGTACAACCGAAAGCCGGCTG ACACCAATCAGCGCCACACCAGTGAAAAGATCATGAGCATGGCGAAGAATAACCACCCGTGGTTTGGTATGGAGCAGGAGTACACTCTCCTGGGCACAGACGGACATCCTTTCGGTTGGCCCTCCAACGGCTTTCCAGGTCCACAAG GACCCTATTACTGTGGAGTGGGAGCTAATAAAGCTTATGGACGAGACATAGTGGAGGCGCACTACAGAGCCTGTCTGTATGCTGGGATTCAGATCTCTGGCACCAATGCTGAAGTCATGCCAGCTCAG TGGGAATTCCAGGTCGGACCCTGTGAAGGTATCGACATGGGGGACCATCTGTGGATTGCTCGCTTCATCCTGCACAGAGTTGCTGAGGATTTTGGCGTGGTGGCGTCCTTTGACCCCAAACCTATCTCAGGGAACTGGAATGGTGCCGGCTGCCACACCAACTTTAGCACAAAGGAAATGCGAGAGGAAGGTGGACTGAA AGTCATCGAAGATGCGATCGAAAGGCTAGGAAAGAGACACAAGTATCACATCCAGGCTTATGATCCTAACGGTGGGTTGGACAATGCCAGGCGCCTCACCGGTCATCACGAAACCTCCAACATTGACGAATTCTCAGCCGGCGTAGCCAACCGTGGCGCCAGCATCCGCATCCCTCGCACGGTGGCACAGGAGAAGAAGGGCTACTTCGAGGACCGTCGACCATCGGCCAACTGTGACCCTTACGTTGTCACGGAGGCTTTGGTGCGCACAtgtatactgaaagaggagggagagaagccCATGAACTACAGTAAATAA
- the znf648 gene encoding zinc finger protein 648 encodes MRMVSSPTAVTMSEDISKQMSNCAVGEQRDKRKHQEKHCVSHSLADEQIENNAQKTCSLFGGMCVSMNSFSESTDTGTLYLNPQTPNAPLVQQFAQLSPEEKTGIHNDSTCAENNNVLMDVCKKKERNGSRYLKGQQVRSDASAKQSASKLKELNTEKPSPGSGESNSRKKNANIPSPKKKLEDDKIPRLLVAMKKRSGVDTEHRPFKCSHCHWAFKKLCNLQSHLQTHTGLKPHVCDICGKAYSHQGTLQQHKRLHTGERPYHCPFCVKTYIWSSDYRKHIRTHTGEKPYVCDTCGKDFIRSSDLRKHERNMHTNDKPFPCTHCEKTFNKPLSLKRHERKHLGERPFSCPDCGKAFALASRMAEHQKTHTGVRPYVCSVCSKCLTKSSNLAEHEAIHSGARPHKCTECGAAFAMASRLVRHQYIHNKEKPHSCTNCSKNFSHLAKLKHHQEQTCAGRIFVCVECDKSFQCAAKLAEHMLNHRDKET; translated from the coding sequence ATGCGGATGGTTTCATCCCCAACTGCAGTGACCATGTCTGAAGACATTTCCaaacaaatgtcaaactgtGCAGTTGGTGAACAACGAGATAAAAGGAAGCATCAAGAAAAACATTGTGTCAGCCATTCTCTCGCAGATGAACAGATAGAAAATAATGCCCAGAAGACTTGCTCATTATTTGGTGgcatgtgtgtgagtatgaACTCATTTTCCGAGAGCACTGATACAGGAACCCTGTATTTGAACCCCCAAACACCAAACGCGCCTCTTGTGCAGCAGTTTGCTCAGCTCTCACCAGAAGAAAAAACTGGAATCCACAATGATTCTACGTGTGCTGAGAACAATAATGTGCTTATGGATGTTtgcaaaaagaaggaaagaaatggCTCTAGATACCTCAAGGGCCAACAAGTACGAAGTGATGCCTCGGCTAAACAGAGTGCAAGTAAGCTCAAAGAGTTAAATACTGAGAAACCTTCTCCGGGTAGTGGTGAGAGTaacagcaggaagaaaaatgcaaatatccCTTCTCCTAAGAAAAAGCTTGAAGATGACAAGATCCCTCGACTATTGGTGGCGATGAAGAAACGTAGTGGAGTTGACACAGAGCATCGTCCTTTCAAGTGCTCACACTGCCACTGGGCTTTTAAAAAGCTCTGCAACCTGCAGAgtcacttacaaacacacactggcctCAAACCACACGTGTGTGATATATGTGGCAAGGCTTATTCCCACCAGGGcacactgcagcagcacaaGCGTCTGCACACGGGCGAAAGACCCTATCACTGCCCCTTCTGTGTCAAGACCTATATCTGGTCTTCAGATTACCGCAAGCATATCCGCACACACACTGGTGAAAAGCCCTATGTGTGTGACACTTGTGGCAAGGATTTCATTCGCTCCTCTGACCTGCGGAAACATGAGAGGAACATGCACACCAATGACAAGCCCTTCCCATGCACCCACTGTGAGAAGACCTTTAATAAACCCCTCTCCCTGAAGCGCCATGAGCGTAAGCACCTGGGAGAGAGGCCTTTCTCCTGCCCTGACTGTGGGAAAGCATTTGCCCTGGCCAGTCGTATGGCAGAACACCAGAAGACCCACACAGGGGTGCGTCCGTACGTCTGCTCCGTGTGCTCCAAGTGTTTGACAAAGTCCTCCAACCTAGCTGAGCACGAGGCCATCCACAGCGGAGCACGGCCTCATAAGTGCACAGAGTGCGGTGCTGCGTTCGCAATGGCTTCCCGCCTCGTTCGTCACCAGTACATACATAATAAAGAGAAACCACACAGCTGCACCAACTGCAGCAAGAATTTTAGCCACCTTGCCAAACTGAAGCATCACCAGGAGCAAACGTGCGCAGGGAGGATCTTTGTCTGCGTGGAATGTGACAAATCcttccagtgtgcagcaaaGCTGGCAGAGCATATGCTGAACCACAGAGACAAGGAAACCTGA